The genomic stretch GCTGGTCATCCTTGGGGGAGTCGCTTCAGGAGCACAATCGCCAACACTGGTCCCATACCAGGCTTGAATGGGTCCCATTCCCAATGCTTGAAGTGCTGCTTGGAGCCAAGGTTTATGTCCTCTGCAGATTCTAGCTCTGGCTAGGTTTCCACATCACTGACCGTGAACACTGCGTGCTTTTGATTTAGTTTGCTTCTTACAGCCTGGTGGTATTCTGCTGACTGGGTTCAGGGTATAAACTCCTGGCCCCTGCTTTGAATTTCCTCATCATGTAGTTCACAGAGTATCTTAGGCCACCAAGCCACGGAAACAGGAGGGGTCACTAAATGTTACTTATGGCTGCCAAGAAGAGGGGGGTCTTCCcagcatctctcttctctctgtaacTGCTGTGGACTTTTTTGCGGGGGGAGAGGCGGTAGGGGAGTCTGGTTTCCCCATATTCTTTGCTCTTCAAAATGTCTGTCACTGAAATTACAGTGCAAATTTTCTGGGTCTCTCTTCCCTAAGAAAGCTCCTTCTCTCTGTGGTTCAAGAAacttattttgaaacatttttgctctacatttattaaagattaaaCCGAGTTTTCATGCACAACAGGACGGATGTGCTTGTTAATTTTCATATAAGCAGATCCTAGCCAAGTATTTGATATTGAAGAACACAAAGCATTTTCAATGTTTTCCAGAGTTgattatatttcaaatttataaTAGTCAATGCTGAGACTGTCACTTTGTAAGAGTATGGTGGCATAAAATGACAGAAGAATATATAGGGCCATTCCAGATTTTATTGCAAATTCTATTCTAATAATCCCAGGTCAAAATTTATTCAAcaacataattattttaatgtatttttgatgaatgtatgtgtggtatatatgtttgtgtatatgtgtatacaggtgtacatgtttgtatatgcatgtgggaAGGTCAGAGGTTCATGTGAGGTGTCTGCCTCTATCACTATCTaccttactattttttattttttgagacaggacatcTGATTGAGTCAGAGCCTGCTTATTGTCTAGACTTGGACAGCTTAGACTTGAACGCAAGCCTTCAGGCACTTCCTGTTCCAGCACTAGATCCCCCTACCACACtaggctttttacatggatgctggagacCCGAATTCAGATCCTCAGGTTTGCATGcaaacactgagccacctccccaactgatgtgggatccccttctgtatgctgtgactatgttttattacattggttaataaagaagctactttggcctatggcagggcagaataaagccaggagggaaatccaaatagagatatagagagagagtaggtggagtcaaagagacgccgTGTAGCTAcggaaggagaaagatgccggaATGCCTGAACTAttccagtaggtcacagccttgtggtgctacacagattaacagaaataggttaatttaagatgtaagagttagttaataagaagcccaagctaataggccaagcagtgttgtaattaatatagtttctgcatgattatttgggtctgggcagccggaaatgaacaagcagtctccacctatacccaatcctgatttttttttaaagatttatttatttattatgtatacagtgttctggctgtctgtatgcttgctggccagaagagggcaccagatctcactacagatggtttcgagccaccatgtggttgctgggaattgaactcaggacctctggagagcaatcagtgctcttaaccgctgagccatctctccagcccaaccctGATTATGTTTAATATAAActcaaacaaaaaattttaaaaaccaaacactcCAATCCAATAAAATCCAAACTCATATGATGCATGCTGAGCAGCGATAGTAGGAAAGTATTAGGAGTAAGTTTGAAGCcgagtatggtggcacacgcctttgaccccaagcacttgggaggcagggacaggtggatctctgagtgtgaggccagcctggtctacagagtgagttccaggaccgccagggctgctacacaaagaaaccctgtcttgaaaaaccaaaacaacaacaataacaacaaagagtGGTTTTGGTCTTTCTATTTCCTAGAGAGCATTCTTGCCATATGCTCTGGTCACCATATTTATTCTCCTTTGCCTCCGGGGTCCAAAGCAATAGACCAGTAGACCTTGGGATAAAACCTCTAAAACTTCACTATGTGGAGAAACCATGCTAAGAGCAGGCCTGTGGAGAGGCCTTCACAGCAAGGAACCAATGCCATGCGGCTAGCCTATGCATTGAGGCCTGCCAGCCAGCCCACACACCAGCACACTTGAAAGGGGATTTTCTCCCGGGTGAGCCTTCAGATAACGCTAGGCCTGGCTGGCACCATGACTGCTTCCCTGTGAGAGACTCTGAGTCATAGGACCCAACAAAATGGCGTGTAAATTCCTGACCCACAGAAATGGTAAGGTAAAACGTTTCATTCCAAAGACAGCTCTCCCCTGGGTAACTTCAGCCATCTTTATCTGCCTGTCAGGCAAACAGTCTTCATCTAGtttagcagttctcaaccttcctgatgcttggaccttttaatacagttcctcatgtcgtggtgacccccgACTGTAAACTTACTTTTATTGTTGCTTCATTCCTGTTATGTTGCTGTTGCTAtttgtaatgaaaatatctgtgttttctgatggtcttaggcaaccacCATCTCCAAGTCCAGCAGGGACAGCTGCTAGGCACAGAGCATCTGCTTGCATCTGGGTCTTGTTCTCAGATGGCCTCTCGGAATCTACTCTCTCATGGGGGAAAACGTTTCTTAGTCAGGCAAAACGGACAAGTGAAAAATTCTACTAAGATCCCTTCCACATACAAATGTCTTCCTAGAGATTTAATGAAACACTTCTCACGAGCAGGAATGCGGATCCGAAGGCCCTGGCCTCCTGCCATACACATCTGTGCAGCGGCAAAGCTGGCCCTCTAGCAGCTTCTTCACAGAGGTTGAAGAATCTCTGAAAGCAAGGCCAGGCCTGGGAGGAAGCTCACAAGCAGACTCTCCAGTTCTTCTGGCACAGTCGACACCAACCGTTGCTGCATCCTTCTGTCTCTAAAGTGGAGATCCCGGACCCCACCAGAGCTTCCACCACTGACCAACCTCCATGGTCTAGCTCACGTGTTTACCCTGCCGGCCATAACAAAAGCTTCTGACAATCAGGAATAACTCCCTCAGGTGTGCTCAAGGTAGGGCCCCTCCTGAGACAAAAATAGAGAGGGTGTAGGGTGGGAACATTTAACAAAAGACACAGTCCTAGGGACAGAAGCCAAAGCCTTTGGCTTAGGTGCACATATTCCATGCATTAGGAAGCAGGTTTTGGTCTGGTCCAGCTGAGCTGGGCACAGTGTAGGGGCTGGGAAGGCGCCAGGGAGAACCATCAGACTCCATGGAAGCTCTGCTTCTCAGCCCTTGTGGGAAGATCCCCCACACCCAGTCCAGGCAGAATTTAGCCCACAGGGGCAAGAAGACATTAGGGAACATAGGGGAACATGGGGGAAGGGGTGTACTGTACACACAACTCTCAGGCCCATGGAGCTCTTGTGTCTCTGAGAGTGCATTGTAAGACCCTGCTTTGTCCCTGCACTGGTTCCAAGAGGCCCTCGGCCACGGGAAATCACTCTCTGTGCACACAGTGTATTGGGGACAGGATCACAATAATGATGGGTCCTGCaggcaaacaggaaaaaaaaaccacactacctaatggagaaaacagaattcatcctccCACACATCCTTCAAATAAGGGCAAATAACTACTCCAGCCTTGTTGTCAGTGGCCAGACTGTAATTGTTGGGAGAAAAGTCATGTAACAGATGAAGCTGGCCCATAGAACCCCTGAATCAAGTCCTGGCTCCATCACCTACTAGCAGTGGCATTTTAGACCAGTGTCTTTAAGGCTTCTCTGAGTTCTGGGCTGTTCAGATGTACTGTAGAGAAAGCCACTCCGAGACACCACGCAGGTTCACATACTTGCTACCAAGAAGCCCCTTCTACTAGTCTATCCTTGGCTAGAACAGGAGGAGCCTTCATAACAAGTTGGGTTTAATATGCTCGTTGCTTACAGAAAGACTTGTAAACACCTTTGTGTCCAGACTAATGTCCAGGGGACAGTCAAGAAGGGAGACAGAACCAAGCATGGCATTACAatctgcaatcccaacactcaggagataggggcaggaagatcaaaagttcaacctgggttacacagtgagtgccAAGGTCACCCTGAGCCACCTGCAGAATTTGAAGCTCAGGAGGTTGCTGTGTACATCATTCCTGTCACCATGCAGAGCTGTCTTCTTGGAgagtctcattttgtttttcaggtaaggaaaaaaaacctctcttCTGTAGAGAAAGCTACTCCATAACACCATGCAGGTTCACATGTAGAGCCAAGTGAAGAACCAGGGTTGTAGGCAAGCAATgggttaaaagaaaaagacaaagagctGGAAAACTGGGCTTCTCCCCTTTACTTTGCCAAGTCACAGACTCTTCCTTTGAGCCTCCCTTTCCTCAGTGACATAATGAAGGAGTTGAAGTTGAAATCCTCTGCCTATTGTATGCCAGCCCAAACTCTTTGGAAGTGGCTACCGAGAAAGGCCACAGGGCTAtgtccagacacagaagggaAGTGCACTAAGAGAGAAGACAGTCCCATACATTGCCATCCTGGACCAGATTATTTGAAACTTCCTTTCAAGTCTGGTAAGTCTCTGACCCTAAAGGCCATGTAGCGACCAGAAGTTGGCTGAGCAAATCTAAAAACATCTCCTCCCCACAGAGGCCACACTGATTTCTGCCTTGTTCCGGAACAAAGGTTGTCTTTCACTAGCATcacatcatatttttaaattgttaaataagtaaccaaaatttaaaaatcaagaaattccACATAATTGATACCCACTCACATAGCCTTGGTGGGTTGGATGGGACCACATGAGGTAGTAGAACTGGTATGAAGCTCTGCCCCCAGAATTCATGTCTTAGAAACAGAGCCCTCAAAATCACATGCCAATACTATTTTGAGGTGAGACCTTTGGGAATGGATTAGACTATAGGGGCTTGTGGATTAATAGACTAATgggttttcaagaaaaaaatgttaccaTAAGAGTATGTCCACGAGAAAAACCAGATTGGTCACTTTCAGGAGGTGTCCTTCACCTCCCCGGAAATTGTCAGAGTCCCCACTTATAAGAAGAACCCTCCCAATCTTCCCAGCTTCTAGGACAGTGAGAAATAAGCCTCTTTGCTGTAAATGTTAGGAAGGCATTTGTTATAGCTGCAGATCATACTCTAAGACAAACAAGCATCAACTTTCTTAGTTACTCCATTCATTTGTGTCCTGCCTGGCCCTGGGAGGGACTGTGGTCCTTATCCTAACCCCATTGCCCTCCCTCACCACCTTACATAAGCCGCATACTTGCCTTCATTAGGGGCATCCTCATCCCACACAGACCACATCTGGACACTGAAGAAGGGCGCCCAGCAAGCGATGTAGGCTAGCACAATGACAAAGGTCATCTTCACAGTTCGGATCTTTGCCCTGGAGATGGTGCTGACGCTGCTGACCCGGGACGGCAGCCTTCTAGTGGCCGCAGCAGGGGCAGAAGATGAGGACTTGTCCCAAGTCCTCcagccctttctttcctccctgccaGCCAGTGTCTTCACTTTAAGGTTCTTGTAGATCTCACAGCAAATGAGGCTATAACAGGCTGTGAGCATGGCCACAGGTAGCACAAAGATGGCCATGGTGGTCCAGGTGATGTAGGCCCGTGGCCCCCAAGAAAAGTAGAAATCTGCCCAGCAGTCCAACACCCCTGAGCCCTGGATCACCTCTCgcagagaaaaaatgaaaatttgagggAGGCTGAGGATGGCAGCCAGCAGCCAGGGGGCAGCAATGAGAGGGTAGGTGGAATGGCTGGGTTGCTGGAGGCTGCGAAGGGGGTGACAGACAGCCAGGTACCGGTCCAGCGTCATGGCCAGCAGCATATAAGTGGAAGCAAACATGCTGAGCACCTGCAGATACTTGACCGCCCGGCAGAGGAGGTCAGAGCCCTGGAAGCGGTAGGTGATATCCCAGAGCAACTGAGGCAGTACCTGGAAAAGTGCCACGCCCAGGTCAGTCAGGgccaaatgcagcacaaacaggTGCATGCGGGAACGCTTGCGGCCCTGGCAGCCCAGCGTCAGCAGTACAGCCAGGTTGCCTCCAGTGGCCAGAACCAGGACAGTAGCTAGGATACCAATCTCCACTTTGGCTAGCTCTTCATCCCTGCCCAGCCAGGGTATGGTAGCATTGGGGACAGACAGAGTGCCCCCGGGGGAGGGAGTGGCAGTCCAAGAAGATTCAGAATCCATGGTCAGGATTTGAGGGAGAGAAGattaggaaggtggagggagggaccATGTGGGTGCAGTAAGAAGTTGGATAGATAAAATGGAGTAGGAGAGAAGCTGTAGAGGTGgcaagaaaaggaggggagaatggTGGGGTGAAGGCTCAGAAAAGGGTGAAACAGTTCAGTAGATAGGAATAGGGAGGAGAATGAAACCAGCGGGGAACAGAACTGACATACCCAACCCCCACCGAGGTCAGGGAATCACGGAAAGAAAAGGAGGGTCTGGGAGCTGGGTGTCAGTGCCGCAAGGATCGAGGGGGTTGGAGGTGGGGGCTTCTGAAAGGTGGcccagaggaaggaagcagagggcgCCGCTGCCATCTCCCAAATCCAACCCAAATTCACTTTGTCCAAACTTTTCTGAAAGTGGAGAGAGTGGATGTCCTCGAAAGCGCAGTCCAGGACCATGGGCGTTGCCTGTAGGAACTGGAAACCCCAGCTAAGCTGCGCGCAGTCGGCGCTCTGACCCGCACCGGAGCCCAGCAGACACCGCAGTCCAGAGCggttttttatgtgtttggattTTTAGTCCAGAACTGCCGCTTGCCGGTTGGCTCCTGCAGAGGAGGGTGGAGTGAGACTCAGTGGCACCCTTCAGACAGGGGTACtgaggggaggggctgaggagctgggtgggattGGCGGAGGAGGATCAGGGAACAGGGCGTAGAAGGGAGAAGCCAGCTCTCACCTGCTGCCGGGATCCGTTGAGCAGCAAAGAAACCCATCTACGTTGGCATCTTGGCCCCTCGACTCTATCCAGACAGCTGCACGCTCGAGATGGGTGTGTAtgcttgtacatgtgtgtgtgtgtgtgtgtgtgtgtgtgtgtgagagagagagagagagagagagagagagagagagagagagagagagaaacataggtGGCTCCAAACAAATCTTCAGGGATTACTAAGAAACATGTCCTAAAGAAACTGACAGTTGGGGAACCAGATGTGACAGCCATTTGTCTTAGGATGGACACTTGGcgctttgaagaaaaaaaaaagtgaagacatTTGTGATTGAGAGGgttgtggggtggggatggggggggggggggggggggggggggggggaaggagctAGACCTGGGAGCCCTGGCGCCATCAGAGCAGATGACAGGAGAAATTCCAAGTAGAGTTTGCATCTCCAGGGTAAATATGAACCTCTTGGCCTCTCTGAGGATACATTTCACGAGCTAAGCGTGCCGTTAACCACCCTGTGAGGTAGAAGCATAACGACTTAGAAATTCTGTCACTTACTTAGAAGGTTATGGTCATCAACAGCGCAGAACCAGAACAGACCAGCGTGCACCACAGCAGAAGCGAATACATTATCTTCAACAACACCGATGTGATGTGAGCTGTCTGAGAGGCGGCTACTGATCGCAAACAAATACCATCTGGCCCCGAAAAAGTCTACAGCTCGGTGGAGCAGGCACCAAACTGTGTAGGTTGGGAAATTCACTTTATCTTCTGAAATTTTACACTGTTGGGACTCACTAGGTAGGTTAGATTTCATGAGGAGCTGCGATGTATGATCCAAGTCCCAGGAAGAGCAGGCTCTGATTGCAGGTCCGCTTAACTTGCTTTTTTAGTCAAAGCTGATTCAAGTTCCTTGACTaaaccacccacccacacatccagTTTGTATCTTTCCTAGGTTGTTAAACCTGCTGTACATCTCACAAATTCTTCATCTTGTGCTTTGCTGCCCAACCTTCCACGTTTTCCAGAATTTTGCTCTTTGTGAGCCcattattttcattctctctgcccGATCATTCCTACCTCTGTGCAAATACACTCTAGTACTCTtcgttaaaaaaaatctaatcctGTCCAGAGAGTATACCCAGGTTTCCAAATGTGTGCTCTTTCTGCACATGGCATGGCTTCTTGCTCCCAAAGATTCACTTTCCTTTTCAAATCAGGACTTCACTGTGTAGAAAAGACTGCCCTGCCACTCAGAATCAgcctgccccagcttcccaaagctgggactacaggcatgagtCCCACAAAGTGCCTCCAATCATTCATGTCTACACCGCTTTGAGTAGAGTCTTCCAAATTGATATCTGCttttaaaatactagaaaaacGACAGCAAACCATGCGTGCCATCTTTGAACttgctttcttggttttgtttctcttgggGGTGGAATattttttgctttgagacaaggtttttgaGACTTGAAATTCCCTATATAGTTAAAGATAACTTTGAACTgtttaggtctctctctctctctctctctctctctctctctctgtgtgtgtgtgtgtgtgtgtgtgtgtgtgtgtgtgtgtacatacatgtggaaTTCAGAGAATAACTTCAGAGAgccagttttcttcttctaccttgAGAGCCCCTTAGGTCATCAATCCTGGCAATAGGTTTCTTTACCCACCAAGCTTTCTCAGGGGCCCTACCTCAAActcttgctgcctctgcctctactgcccaggtgctgggactagaggtgtGTTTTACCGCCACTGGCTCTGGACCTTGAGTTTTAAATTCTATTGTTTCTGAGGTTGCCTATGCTGATAGGTGGTATAAATCTAGTTAACTGACtttaaactgttttttatttttttagaactgGGTTTTCATAATTGAAGTCATCCaaagacatttttcttatttgctgTGTTAATTCGTCAAGCTTTCTCTCAGGTGAATAGCTAATATTGTTGGGTCATACAGTGAATACAGTGATTGATCTTGATGttgtttgttctggttttttgagacagggtctcactatgtagctctgactgttctggaactcgctctgtagaccaggctggcctcaaactcacagaaatcctcctgcctctgcctcctgagtgctgggactaaaagcgtgCACCGTCACTCCCAGCTCCGGATGACTTTttaaagagacaagccacaccctcATGTTTGTCTCTGAACTAGTTCTCCACTCGCTGtgttttagttttcctgtctCCTTGTGGGTAGACTCTTccatttttgtcagcttgacctGCATGACACGgcccttccttctgtttttgtcgTTCTCTGATTATGATTGGTTTTGAGGCTCTTCCCACTCTTCTACCTGTCTTGGTTTCctcttttattaattgttcacACCCTCCGTACCACTTCTGATGGGATTTGTCACTTTGCAAGTCTTTCTGCATGTTCTGAGACGGGTCTTTTATGTTATGCATTATGACATGCTGCGAATACAAGCTAGGCTCTCTGACTCGTCTCTTAACCTTAAGCGGGGTCATTGACTTCATAGAAACATAATTAGGATTTAGTTGGTGTCTTTTCTTATTTCAACCTTTTGTGTTCTATGGTCTCTACTTTCAGGAGAGAGAGATTCCTTCCTGCGGTGATGACCCTGTTCCCACCCTCTGTTCTAGCATTGTTTCTCACTTTTACGTTtgaaattctttgagaattcatcTGTGTGAAGTAAGTCTCTAGCTTCATTTTCCCCCCAGGGAACATCAATTCCTCCATTTATTGAGTAGTCCATTTTTAGCGACTCAGATCCTCTGAGATAGCAGAGAGTCTTCTTaacctgagccacctctctggcccaggtcctctgcgagagcagcaagtcctcttaaccactgagccacctctctggcccctcTCCCTCTTGTTCTCAAAACTTTGAAAACTATAATCTTTGTCAGTCTGTCCAATTCCACAGAAATCTCCACTGAACTTAGGTCAGAAACATTGGATTTGGGGGAAAGAAGTAGCATTATGTATGGTTTTAACTAGGTTTAACATCCTTCGATAATTCAATAATGCTCCATATCTTTCTTCATGAAAGTTTTTGCCACCCTGCGGGATTTGATTCAATCTGCCCTACAGTTTCTGCTGCCACTATGCACATTGCTGTAATCTACTGTGCCTCCTATTGATTGACTGGCTGGTTGTTGCCGGTAAATGGAAACAGTACTGGGCTTTGTATCATATTCCGATATATAgcagattttcttttattaacatttttattttttattatacagtgttctgcctgca from Arvicola amphibius chromosome 12, mArvAmp1.2, whole genome shotgun sequence encodes the following:
- the Avpr1b gene encoding vasopressin V1b receptor, with the protein product MDSESSWTATPSPGGTLSVPNATIPWLGRDEELAKVEIGILATVLVLATGGNLAVLLTLGCQGRKRSRMHLFVLHLALTDLGVALFQVLPQLLWDITYRFQGSDLLCRAVKYLQVLSMFASTYMLLAMTLDRYLAVCHPLRSLQQPSHSTYPLIAAPWLLAAILSLPQIFIFSLREVIQGSGVLDCWADFYFSWGPRAYITWTTMAIFVLPVAMLTACYSLICCEIYKNLKVKTLAGREERKGWRTWDKSSSSAPAAATRRLPSRVSSVSTISRAKIRTVKMTFVIVLAYIACWAPFFSVQMWSVWDEDAPNEDSTNVAFTISMLLGNLSSCCNPWIYMGFNSHLLPRSLSHRVCCRGSQPRVHRQLSNSSLASRRTTLLTHSGGPSTLRLSLNLSLQAKPRSAESPKGLEQRDGEAIVETSIF